Proteins from a genomic interval of Neodiprion lecontei isolate iyNeoLeco1 chromosome 2, iyNeoLeco1.1, whole genome shotgun sequence:
- the LOC107220788 gene encoding flightin isoform X2 produces the protein MWGDEPAPWDTPDTEAPAATGEGGEGAPAADGAAAEEAPAFSWRGLPKCDPPKYTLHWVRPLFLNYDYLYDYRKNYYDDVIDFMDRRQRGIWRDTPRAQEWSERVLRSYNGKIPVRSGKRAADMRVMNLLRPDNRGYYSYHTRAYYSMKYQAIQ, from the exons ATGTGGGGAGACGAGCCGGCACCGTGGGACACTCCGGATACCGAGGCACCTGCGGCGACCGGAGAAGGTGGAGAGGGCGCACCCGCAGCGGATGGGGCGGCGGCGGAAGAGGCACCAGCCTTCTCCTGGAGGGGACTCCCCAAGTGTGACCCGCCAAAGTACACCCTCCACTGGGTGCGACCCCTGTTCCTCAACTACGACTACCTCTACGATTACAG GAAAAACTACTACGACGACGTGATCGACTTCATGGACAGGAGGCAGAGAGGGATATGGCGCGACACACCGAGGGCTCAGGAATGGTCGGAACGAGTGCTGAGATCCTACAACGGGAAGATTCCGGTGAGAAGTGGTAAACGGGCGGCGGATATGCGAGTGATGAACCTGTTGAGGCCCGACAACAGGGGATACTACAGTTACCACACTCGCGCCTATTACAGTATGAAGTACCAGGCGATCCagtga
- the LOC107227823 gene encoding uncharacterized protein LOC107227823 translates to MYKDRNLMKSSELDGNSEDDFDFCNTETGQKFTIKWSPTEDIRHISKHRFGSTRLLSRSVPRRKRSLFQYRINRSLNFEIGAPRRDTVFKSPNFDSDESPICNEKYLTRSAKILRSLNINYSPSNKRTTKINKALNFDLSPTPTKIFNSAENLCKKESPNFDSNLSKTSKINKTLNFSSSSNSSNLSSCLGTSIDSIDENQNQTPSHRNRKVKKSLNYLTPSPKPNANLPRSVNKTPMSREEFINNLKHNAETPDFHIAKQSVKKSKQYDRMSVSTPRNLFQDFEDDDKDVRPTTPENIVQFVPESMSAIKKSHKKERQSYRSEKLYARQLIENCLKTENKSEDSIMLTHSDERPATPITNDSYPSPNYSVGSIKQSHKKDKSKKRTIINHSEDEISDSGSIFDYTEMQENKPIVESEILNSSENNLSPISNTSSGFGVIPFKQEVDQRSMCLDNSIEDFSGRGSSFDYSATPETKGETNIGNLPYKTDVQDNSSHSSQIADREPLKLSFDKLELISPVKDEQEAVQSCSQADNENAKRSVTPENVVNILDQIMTDSIKKSHKKIKDKKKKILFKPHASVHNVLVESPSPDNSQQLQPSSPTSNLNSSESVVRAVTPENVNSSRLLMGQYSSVKKSHKKNKHQKIVTEFAKRHKYFNSDTQQKTSDDACLISGIETLPLSCDSFASSASKKHKSMSDESVMRSASATESEASSATPDKLLAIDRSIELSISDRSPLDRSSPNKRKKSLLINETGISNSSGDSCHIESLSMEYESAEEEFKIFTPIKKRRSLLRPTDSETIPKTSAEMKQSNSLECSGDKNLSTEDGSFKSVENGFDTPNHEKDSPVVTQSNSESQISGEGCDGENSNGPSTPKNRFTSELIFDINSIKKSHKKDKKSSRLRRNLNVDSEKNDFHLIETKTSVEDEKPFVSFQTIKHNELILENEFENPKPSTSLGCTLTTTPPNCSRIISFLKLRQADSIKRSHKKIREQRRQCTINKDPDLSDDGSLFDSSDRIDVNGANDSIDILEGENETSLRSKTASANPNDEGAPEDLVHTPPNKSNMLIQIESIKKSHKKDREFKRSITNAVNPELSDDGSICDPNEKIDESVSDINEIQASRDASPSN, encoded by the exons ATGTACAAAGATAGAAACTTGATGAAATCCTCCGAGTTGGATGGCAATTCCGAAgacgattttgatttttgtaatacTGAAACTGGTCAAAAATTTACTATAAAATGGAGTCCGACCGAAGACATCAGGCATATATCTAAGCATCGATTCGGCAGCACGAGATTACTTAGCAGATCAGTCCCAAGAAGAAAGCGTAGTTTATTTCAATATAGAATAAATAGGtcgttaaattttgaaatcggCGCGCCTAGGCGTGACACGGTATTTAAATCACCAAACTTTGATTCAGATGAAAGTCCGATTTGTAATGAGAAATACTTGACCAGATCTGCCAAAATATTACGATCGTTAAATATAAACTACAGTCCTTCGAACAAAAGaacaacgaaaataaataaggctttaaacTTTGACTTAAGTCCGACtccgacaaaaatttttaattcagctGAGAATCTTTGCAAAAAAGAGTCTCCAAACTTTGATTCCAATCTAAGCAAAACTTCAAAGATCAACAAAACATTGAACTTTAGCTCCAGTTCGAACAGCTCTAATTTGAGTAGCTGTTTAGGTACATCGATTGATTCaattgatgaaaatcaaaatcaaactCCATCTCATCGaaacagaaaagtaaaaaagtcACTGAACTATCTTACACCGAGTCCAAAACCTAATGCAAACTTGCCTAGGTCTGTAAACAAAACTCCAATGTCTCGTGAAGAATTTATAAACAATCTCAAACATAATGCTGAAACTCCCGACTTCCACATTGCCAAACAGagtgtgaaaaaatcaaagcAGTACGACAGAATGAGCGTCAGCACTCCAAGGAACTTGTTCCAAGATTTTGAAGACGACGATAAAGATGTGAGACCGACTACACCggaaaatattgtacagttTGTACCAGAGAGTATGAGCGCTATCAAAAAGAGCCACAAAAAG GAACGGCAGAGTTATCGTTCGGAAAAGTTGTATGCGCGCCAATTAATAGAGAATTGTCTAAAGACAGAAAATAAATCAGAAGATTCTATTATGTTGACACACTCGGATGAGAGACCTGCCACTCCAATTACAAATGATTCTTATCCAAGTCCGAATTATAGTGTCGGCTCTATTAAACAATCTCACAAGAAAgataaaagcaaaaaaagaaCCATTATTAACCACTCAGAAGATGAAATATCCGACTCGGGATCGATATTTGATTACACAGAAATGCAGGAAAATAAACCAATCgttgagagtgaaattttaaatagctCCGAGAATAATTTGAGCCCTATCAGCAATACCAGCTCAGGTTTCGGAGTAATCCCATTTAAGCAGGAGGTCGACCAGAGATCAATGTGCCTGGATAACTCTATCGAAGACTTTTCTGGTCGTGGTTCAAGTTTTGATTATTCAGCAACGCCCGAAACCAAAGGTgaaacaaatatcggtaattTACCGTACAAAACTGATGTACAGGATAATTCGAGTCACAGTTCCCAAATTGCAGACAGAGAGCCACTCAAGTTATCATTTGACAAGTTAGAGTTAATTTCACCTGTAAAAGATGAGCAAGAGGCGGTACAGTCCTGCAGCCAGGCAGACAATGAGAATGCTAAGCGATCAGTGACACCTGAGAATGTGGTTAATATATTGGACCAAATAATGACAGATTCAATAAAGAAATCgcataagaaaataaaagataagaagaagaagatctTATTTAAGCCTCATGCATCTGTACATAACGTTTTAGTAGAATCACCGTCACCTGATAACAGCCAACAACTTCAACCGTCAAGTCCTACAAGCAATCTGAATAGTTCTGAAAGCGTTGTCAGAGCTGTTACGCCAGAGAACGTCAATTCAAGTAGATTGTTAATGGGACAATATAGCTCTGTAAAGAAGTCACACAAAAAGAATAAACaccaaaaaattgttactGAATTTGCCAAACGtcacaaatatttcaatagtGACACCCAGCAAAAAACTTCGGACGACGCATGCCTCATTAGCGGTATTGAAACTTTACCTCTATCTTGTGATAGTTTTGCATCCAGTGCATCGAAGAAACACAAGTCAATGTCTGACGAATCTGTGATGAGATCTGCATCTGCGACTGAAAGTGAGGCAAGCTCTGCCACACCTGACAAGTTATTAGCTATTGATCGTTCCATTGAATTATCTATATCTGATAGATCTCCATTGGATAGATCTAGtccgaataaaagaaaaaaatctttactGATAAATGAGACTGGAATAAGCAACTCATCAGGTGATTCGTGTCATATTGAATCTTTGTCGATGGAATATGAGAGTGCTGAAGAagagtttaaaattttcacaccaATAAAAAAGCGGAGATCTTTGCTAAGACCGACCGATTCTGAAACTATTCCCAAGACAAGCGCCGAAATGAAGCAATCAAATTCTTTGGAATGTTCAGGGGACAAAAACTTGTCAACGGAAGATGGAAGCTTTAAATCTGTGGAAAATGGTTTCGATACTCCCAATCACGAGAAAGACTCTCCGGTTGTTACACAGAGTAATTCTGAGTCTCAAATTAGTGGAGAAGGTTGCGATggtgaaaattcaaatggTCCATCTACCCCAAAAAATCGTTTCACCtcagaattaatttttgatattaattcgataaaaaaatcccacaaaaaagacaaaaaaagcAGTAGATTGAGAAGAAACTTGAATGTTGACAGTGAAAAGAACGATTTTCATCTCATAGAAACTAAAACATCAGTTGAAGATGAAAAACCATTCGTCAGCTTTCAAACTATAAAACACAATGAATTGATCTTGGAGAATGAGTTTGAAAATCCCAAACCATCGACCAGCCTTGGCTGCACTTTGACTACAACCCCTCCGAATTGTTCAAGAATAATAAGCTTCTTAAAGCTACGCCAAGCAGACTCTATTAAACGATCTCATAAGAAAATTCGTGAACAAAGAAGACAATGTACAATTAATAAAGATCCGGACTTGTCAGACGATGGATCGCTATTCGATAGTAGCGACAGAATTGACGTAAACGGTGCTAACGACTCGATTGATATTTTGGAAGGGGAAAATGAAACAAGTTTGAGATCTAAAACAGCATCTGCTAATCCAAATGACGAGGGTGCTCCTGAAGATTTGGTTCACACTCCACCTAATAAATCGAATATGTTGATACAAATTGAATCGATAAAGAAGTCGCACAAGAAG gaTCGTGAATTTAAACGCTCAATCACAAACGCAGTAAATCCAGAACTTTCCGATGACGGATCAATCTGTGatccgaatgaaaaaattgacgaatcgGTCAGTGACATAAATGAAATCCAAGCCAGCAGGGACGCTTCGCCATCAAATTGA
- the LOC107220788 gene encoding flightin isoform X1, producing MDTSETRYIYSCDVKTSSVEYPPDDTQSEATKMWGDEPAPWDTPDTEAPAATGEGGEGAPAADGAAAEEAPAFSWRGLPKCDPPKYTLHWVRPLFLNYDYLYDYRKNYYDDVIDFMDRRQRGIWRDTPRAQEWSERVLRSYNGKIPVRSGKRAADMRVMNLLRPDNRGYYSYHTRAYYSMKYQAIQ from the exons ATGGACACGTCCGAAACACGATACATTTACAGTTGTGACGTAAAAACATCAAGCGTAGAATATCCTCCAGATGATACGCAATCAG agGCCACCAAAATGTGGGGAGACGAGCCGGCACCGTGGGACACTCCGGATACCGAGGCACCTGCGGCGACCGGAGAAGGTGGAGAGGGCGCACCCGCAGCGGATGGGGCGGCGGCGGAAGAGGCACCAGCCTTCTCCTGGAGGGGACTCCCCAAGTGTGACCCGCCAAAGTACACCCTCCACTGGGTGCGACCCCTGTTCCTCAACTACGACTACCTCTACGATTACAG GAAAAACTACTACGACGACGTGATCGACTTCATGGACAGGAGGCAGAGAGGGATATGGCGCGACACACCGAGGGCTCAGGAATGGTCGGAACGAGTGCTGAGATCCTACAACGGGAAGATTCCGGTGAGAAGTGGTAAACGGGCGGCGGATATGCGAGTGATGAACCTGTTGAGGCCCGACAACAGGGGATACTACAGTTACCACACTCGCGCCTATTACAGTATGAAGTACCAGGCGATCCagtga
- the LOC107220782 gene encoding uncharacterized protein LOC107220782: protein MSRPILSRPRTRVYGCNYDKGESYYKPMVDHLDRKYSGRPLFPEARSSLADEIAARRSDIGSRDLAGSRNDSFGRDLDLESEFRPRARPSSEVLIDDEDTVFDSHGQRTRRDTASDNFASEVEATTRRFKARVAALSYDEDLENNRRPKYEPGSKLFESFGTSVKAESDRARAAIEDADTAFKRRSRFLSEDVVAEERPALTKWSKVAGLDEDAPSAAATRAKQTRARLNDLETEMEEIAERQAKREQRSAALRAFVNENAAASENLSSSFTSKKVSSVRAERAERSDKHVSF, encoded by the exons ATGTCCAGGCCGATATTAAGCAGGCCACGCACCCGCGTCTACGGATGCAACTACGACAAGGGGGAATCCTACTACAAACCAATGGTCGACCACCTTGACCGAAAGTACAGCGGACGCCCCCTTTTCCCGGAAGCAAGAAGTTCCCTCGCCGACGAGATCGCAGCGCGTCGAAGCGACATCG GCTCCCGCGATCTTGCTGGTTCCCGCAACGACTCCTTTGGGCGTGACCTTGACCTTGAATCCGAATTCCGTCCCCGCGCCCGACCCTCGAGCGAAGTGCTCATCGACGACGAAGACACGGTGTTCGACAGTCATGGTCAGCGGACGCGCCGCGATACCGCAAGCGATAATTTCGCAAGCGAGGTTGAGGCGACGACGCGTCGTTTCAAGGCACGCGTCGCGGCGCTGAGCTACGACGAGGACCTGGAGAACAACCGGCGCCCGAAATACGAGCCGGGCAGCAAGCTCTTCGAGTCTTTCGGCACCAGCGTCAAGGCGGAGTCGGATCGAGCCAGGGCGGCGATCGAGGACGCCGATACGGCGTTCAAGCGTCGCTCGAGGTTCCTCAGCGAAGACGTCGTCGCCGAGGAGAGGCCGGCCCTGACGAAATGGTCGAAGGTAGCCGGGCTCGACGAGGACGCCCCGAGCGCCGCGGCCACCAGAGCCAAGCAGACCCGAGCCCGTCTCAACGACCTGGAAACAGAGATGGAGGAAATCGCCGAGAGGCAAGCTAAGCGCGAACAGCGCAGCGCCGCCTTGCGCGCTTTCGTTAACGAGAACGCCGCCGCCAGCGAAAACTTGTCGAGCTCCTTCACCAGCAAGAAGGTCTCTTCCGTCCGCGCCGAGAGGGCCGAGAGGTCCGACAAGCACGTTTCCTTCTAG
- the LOC107220783 gene encoding uncharacterized protein LOC107220783: MQDRMFDMVDINEEIERAKSTLEAADFAFQRHATKFDNNEIFEDATLVKKTNRHRNLQDVEVEEKPRPKAAFKWAKVSEMEEDPTQLKSITARKARINSLIAENTNADFPFEGPAIKIKPKSAFKSDKRKKTVSF; the protein is encoded by the exons ATGCAG GACAGAATGTTCGACATGGTCGACATAAACGAAGAAATCGAACGTGCCAAGTCGACTCTGGAGGCAGCTGATTTTGCTTTTCAGCGCCACGCAACGAAGTTTGACAACAACGAAATTTTCGAGGACGCAACGTTGGTTAAAAAGACGAACAGGCACAGGAATTTGCAGGACGTTGAAGTCGAAGAGAAGCCAAGACCTAAGGCTGCATTCAAGTGGGCGAAAGTTTCTGAAATGGAGGAAGACCCGACTCAACTGAAATCTATTACGGCTAGGAAAGCTCGAATCAATTCGCTCATAGCTGAGAACACGAACGCGGATTTCCCCTTTGAAGGTCCCGCGATCAAGATCAAACCAAAGTCGGCCTTCAAAAGTGACAAGAGAAAGAAGACCGTCTCATTTTAG